TCAATGAAATTGTTATTTAGTACCTCTGCTAAAAGGATTTTTGCATTCCCAGTATGAATGCATCTGACAAAGTATTTTGAGTGAAGAATATGTGCTTAACCAGTGAAGATACTAAATCTGTATGAGAGAAATTTACTAATTTGAAACTAAGAAATTAGACAGAAACATGAGCTTCAAACCTTGCATGATAGAAGGGGGGGCCTTTTCGATacagcactgaaatgaaagagaaacaccTTAGTTAGATAATCACAGAGTTTTCATCCGAGTTTAATACCtgacagcactgaaatgaaagagaaacaccTTAGTTAGATAATCACAGAGTTTTCATCCGAGTTTAATACCTGGGtccataaatattttcaaacGTTTTGTAAGTTTTAATTACACAAGACAAAACTTCAACACTTTTGAATTCTGCTCAGAGTTAAGTTGTCCCAGCAAATGGAGAGACAGGGAAGAGACCAAAAGAACGTGGGAGCAGCAGGGTGACTCAGGGCAGGGGAGTGGCAGGTAAAAGATAAGCTAGAAGAGCAGAAGGACAGTTAGCAATTGCCGTGGGAAGAAGTTTAGGATGGAATTTTTCTGCAACAGACTCATGGTTTTAACACTGTATTCGCAACATAAGTTGAGCCACTGGAGTGCAAGTAAAAGATCGCAATAAGCCATCTAATTTCTGTGCCAAGCAAGCATTTTCCACAAGTTTTAGGAGAGGCACAGGGCACAACTTCTTACATACTACCCACCAGACCCACTAAAAGTTCCTTCTCTATACAAGGTACACAAGGCTCATTGCAGCTGGACTGCTGTAACTGAGCGAAATGGTTATGTTTCCTGCCTTCCCTTATAAGCTCTTCATGAGCCTGTAAGAGGGGACTTTTCTTTAACTAGCGCAGCTTTTCTCATACAGCTGGCTAGCATAGACCTTGTCAGGAAAAGGATGAGCAGCACATCGTTCCGGTGACAACCATGATTTGCAAGTTATCCATTATAAGCAATTGTAGTAATATCAACTCTAAGAAGGTACTGCCAAAGAACAAGAAGCTAGAGCAGCTCAGGAGTAAGGCAGAACTCCTACTACCCTTAAACTAATCCACTTCCTTTGTCTGGCACAAATCCAAAGGCAGTGATATGCTAAACAACAAATTCAGGCCAGAACACAAATGAACAGTGAACAAACTAGTATCAATTTCACATATACATCAGGTGATCAATAGCAAAACCCCATCCACAACCCAGGGTACTAAGAACAGTGATGATGAATTCAGCCAAACCTACACACTGATCTAAAGGACTAACTCAGCACAACCTTGACATGCTCAAATACACAAACCCTGAAATTATAAAACTGCTTCAGCGGTATTAAAACACCTGCTGGTTTGCatgcatacattaaaaaaatatctccCTTTATGCAGTTTCCTGTAACGACAGGCATTACTGCACTGCTTATGTTGACGTGAGCTGAATGTAGCTTGAATTACTTAGCAAGGGATTATGGACACTATTAATTATTTCTGTAAGATTAAAATCCCTACCATTAACAAATAAGCAagtcccttccccctccttccccaaaaaaaacatacagagaaacAGTCTTAGCAGTAAGTTCAGCTTCCATTAAACGGGATGAATAATGAGATGCATGGACTTTGATGTGAATTGGGATCTAGATGCAAACCTGCTATTCCAGAGACTGTCACGTTAACACTGCAGAAGATGTGTTTAGAAGGGGACAGAGAAACTTGGGAAGGGAATTTCAGTGCAATCCTGTATTAATTATTAACCTCATGAAGCAAAACAACAGGCCTTTCGAGCTATCTCTTCAGCTACTGGATATGCGATGTTATTTTCCACTCACATCCTAATTTGATTGCTAACCCACAGTCTAGTCAAAAATGCCTTTTGCCAACTGCAAGTAGCAAAGCCTGCTCCATTCATGCAGCTCCTCATTGTTGAATTCATCTTTGGCACTGGAGTCGTCTACTGCCTGAAATGAAGTAGTTGCAAAtggttccattttttttttaacaaagctaCTCACAGAGATCAGTTCCATACTTCAGTCCAACTTTGGGGACCCAACCCTTACTGCGGAAGTAGTGATACGCCATGTAGGTAGTTTTAAAGTTGGGCTTCACTTCGCTGAAAACTTCCCATAGCTTCAAAATGGTTAGGGGCTCCTAAAAATCACAAAGGCATTAATGTGACTATATTAATATTAAGCACGTATAGAATGCTGTGTGTAGTACAGCATAACAGCCAAATATCGAGTATCACAGTCTACTGCAGAGCATGAACTTCAGGCAATAAAATACAGAATCCCTAAACATAAGACAGAAACCTGTTGCTCCATTtagtgggtgggtttttttttgcatttcacaaTCAGTCCCTTAATGCCCTTGTTTAAAGGAGAACCTGATAAATCTTAAACTAGAAGCATAGGTTTCAATTATTTTGTCATTACATTAACAGTAGCTTGATATACTTATAGATAATGCTTAGAACTCCAAGAAATTTTCCTGTTTCAGGAAAGAGTCTCTATTCACCGTATTATTCCTCCCATACTTGCTCTCCCCATATTTCCTGCCTAAGTTACAACAAAAACGTCTCTCTACAGAAAGACTGTGCTTAACTGTATTTGCCTTGGCAAACATAAAACTTTCAGACCAGCATTTCATAAACAGAAATATCATTACTTATAAGAAAAACTTCCTAATTACTCTGTTTGGTATTTCTTCCTTCAGAATTAACAGCATAAAATATTGCCATAGTAGGTAAAAATTTCAGACCAAAACATATCCAAACTAATGGTATCCCCAGTAATCCAAAATTAATCCAATCTCTTACCTCACCATAATAAATACTTAAACATCCCAGAGCATACACcaagaaaaaagcctgaaaaaataaacagaataagtTTAACTGAAAGCTAAACTCTTCCTGTAGTTTATATTCCGTGCAAGAACAAAGGTTCAAATTAATTTATACAAGAATCCTAATGTCATCAGGACAACCAAGTTGCCTGAAAGTTTCCTTTGAGATTTGTCTTCATGACCTTTACATTTCAACAGACAcagcatcacaaaaaaaatctatgcatCTACTGCAGACTCCTGAAGGCACGGTGTTAAAACTAACACACGTGAATATATTTGGAAGCAGCACAATTGAAGCAGGATTTATATAAATGTTATATTCCTGGTATTTCTATACTTAAGTCCTATCACTGGTCTCTTTGTCAGTGGGATTATTCATCTAACACGAATGGGACTGgaccctactttttttttttttaaccatatcaTGTAATTATTGCAGATTATTAAAAACAAGTTGAATGACTAAGACAATCCAAACACTTCAGAGACACAGGAGAACCCTGTACTTTAGAAAAAGGTATTAAATTATGTTGGAACATAGACTAATGTTTACTTTTCAGATTAAAAGTAAAACAACTTGTACTGTACTTGAAACATACCTCTTCCAAGCTGAGTTGTAAGTATTCAAAAATCCTAAATGGATTTCTTCTGCATACTAGTTTTTCCTTCTTGACAAGCTGCAAGAAAAGTTTACTATATTACTAAAactttaaactggaaaaaaaactgaATTCTGAAAATAGCACTGATGATACGATTTTTCTAAAAAGATTAGGATACTCTTTATCCTTACATTTTCTTGCGCATGAGCGGAGTCATCTCCAGGACATAAGctaccctcttcttcctcttgcaCCAATACATATTCTGGAGCACATTCTTTTGACTTGATCATCTCACAAGATCTTTGCTCAGTGCTCTTCTTAGCCTTGCAGCCGCAACGCATATGAAAACCATGCTTCTGGCAAGATGCTTCAGCTATCTCTTCCAAGTCACTTTGTTCCTGTTCCTTAGAGCCACATATGGCCACAGGATCAAACGTTGGATCTCCTTCCAAACAGGCTTTCTTGTAGCCTTCATTCTGATTCTCAGGACTTAGGGCTACTACATTTCCAGTATCTGTAGAAGATTGTCCGGaaagttctgtattttctgtatttgggCCCATTCTGTTGCAACTATTACCGGTTTGTTCAGCTCCATCCTCTTCCAAAAATGGCAGCTCAAGAGGCTTAGTGTAATTTTCAAGAATTTTGGTAACCGAGCAGTCATCAAATCCTTGCTGTTGCAAAATACTTTTAGCCCACTGAACATGACACTGGTACCTagtaaacaagtaaaataaatgagaagtTCTAGGGCATTACATCCTTTaattaacatcttaaaaaaaaaaaaaaaaagaagattcagCACAATTCACAAAATAGATCTGAACACACTCCCCAGTAACTGCTATGCAAAATACAACATGCACAATGTAAGAGGACTCCAGTCTTCAGGAAACTGCAGACGCTACCGAACATCAAGATTCTGCTACcttctttggctttgttttgccttttaaatttctGTGGCAACGAACACCGTTACCAAATGTTGCGCAAGAACCATGCATTGGGGACTACTGCTATATAGTTTCAAGAAGCAAGAGCTTCACCAGGCAGAAACTCCCTTCTCTCCTGTGGAAGCCGTAAGCCTGAATTCCCTGCAAAAACATCTTAGCATCAGAGCCTGCGTGATTAAAATATGCAACAAGACTTTGCATATAGATCTCTCACACGCTTCATCTATTATACAGCTAACTACAGAGAACAGTATCTTCAAACTCTGTTTTAACTACCTTTGAAACAGCAGTGGCATAGCAAAACCACCAGCGTAAAAATCTTAAGCAGAAAATACCTTCAGTTTTAACCAAAACCCTCACAACCCTGAGAAATAACAATTATCCTATCAGTGAGATAGTAGCTGAAAGCtgtaaatatttctaatatttttcaatTATGATAGAGTTTTTAGTGCCCCTTTAATTATTTCTCCTTGGAAGATAACATTAATATCCAGTCAAAAACATTAATCTTCATCCTGTGAAATTTACAGGTAGCTGAGTGCAGCTGTCCTTATTCAAACCTGGACAACTCTAGTACAATATTCTTTATTTCCCCAAACAAAATCCTAACACAGCAATTACAGACCAGGTAATGAAGAACTGCAAAGACAATTAAATGCAAGTTGCATGTGTCAACACAAAGTATAAGTCCCTCTGAAGTCTCATAAGAAAGCTATATAGTTCAGTGCTGTACTTTTCGTCATAAAAAATAGGCTCCTCTTTGTCCTATGATTTAATTACCATATAATTTGCACTTACAGATGTCTACTGAGACAGATCACGATGCACCTTCTGCACCAATGTAATGACACTTTCATTGACGCTCAGCTGTATTTGCTGACACATAAAGCAGTCACAAAGTAGACTAGTAAGAACAACAAGTGTTTCTGCAAGCAGTAATAActgtagtagcagtagtagtaataCTGCTACCGTTTGCCTTACCTAAAGTTGAGGACTGAAGGAGCATaacttttaaatttaagtaaagtaaaatttttagAGTTATCATAGGATTAAAGCAAACAAAGTAACTAACTTGCACACTCTTCCTTATActatttaagaacaaaataaatacgTGGTCCAACACTGTTTTCTTAAACATACAAACTAGCAATGTTAATagacactttgaaaaaaaaaagtaaacatttatgTATTATAAAAGTCCAAGAGCTGCTTCAGCCCACGCAATATTAACTCAATAAGGAATCAcgaaagttattttaaatagcCTGCCCCAgaaacttctttctcttcctcagctgAAGAACAAGTTTATTATGGTTGCTATTATTATGAATTAATTACCCATACTGCTATGCATGCACTCAATCTTGGCTTCTAGTCAGCAGTTAATACATGCAAGCTTACATGAAAAACCACACCGAGTATCACCTACGCTATTTCTACTTTTTCTAACATGGTTCataaatgaaatacaaagaaaagaaatagaagcaaGTCATCAGCATGTATACAGCCAACTATCTGAAaaccagtaaaataaaacataaaagagaatcatctgttttctaaaaaaacaagaataaagtAATGTAAATTAACTTACTTTTTTGATGCAATTATAGGCATGTTTATGTTAGCACCTGTATAAAGAAAAATCATACATTGTTTCatcaatataaaaatgttttcatatgaTTTTGAGCATTGAGGTAATCCGTGGCCTAATATTTACCCACATTTTCAATCCTCTATGCCATTTTGGTCCAACTTGCATTCAAGAAGGACATAGCAGAACTAGAAAAGGTACAGAGATAACGAAGGTCGAACACCCTGCACAAGTGGAACAACTTAACACACTATTTTTCTCCAGCCTGTAAAAAGGCAGTCTTTCTATAAACAACCAAGAGCAGACCAGATGTAATTGGCTATAAGCAGATTAAAAATGTCACATATCCTTGCCTCATGATTTCATGGACATTAAAATCTACagattaaaaccaagaaaaacctgaaggaagaaaagttcAGGGATGATACCTTTACTTACAGACTTCCTAAGCAACAAATCAGTGAAGGCTAGGAGAATGCACTAAGGAGCTACTGACATATGTTTCCTGTTCTTATATTTTTCCTAGGGATCTTGTACTGGCCGTCATCATAGACAAGGTATGGGGGGAAAGAGATCCTTGATCTGACCCaatagaaagattatttttctgtgtgtaatttataaatatatatcttcAATGagtgaagaaaagtgaaaagtaaTATTAGAATGGTGATGGAAGTACAAATGGGCACAATTTACCTTGCCACTTAGTAACCAGTAAAGGATCTGAAATGCTGTACGCTGGTCGACTTCTTGAAAGGATACCTTTTCCAAAATAGCCCTgcgaagaaaaggaaaaagtccttACTATATCATCAGACAAAAATGAACTTCTTTCCAAATACAAAATGTTTACTGCCAAGATCAGCtgcaaaaaataactgaaattctGCAGCATTTAAGCTTTGCCTAAAGCTTGTTTCTTAGCTTCTGATAACTAGTTCAATATTAAACACCTGCACGCAAAGATTTAACCAGTGGAGGGTGTTGGGTCTTCTTCCTCAATTCTAAATATTTGTCAGTCGGCATCTCCAAGTAGACTCTTGAAAgcagatgcagaagaaaacaccTGTGTATCAACGCTGTGACAATGCATAAtagaaaacaaagagatggaTAAAGCTACTGCGTAAGAATGGTGGTGAAATGGTGCTCAGACATAACAGGCTTAATGTAGCTTATTTTACTCAGGAAGGAATCACTCTGAAGTTAAAAGAATTGTACAAGaatttataaaacattaatatTCCAGCCTCCTgagctttaaaaacaagaaaatgcttttgcaaGGTTGCATAAAATATTGAAAGGAGAAATACACATAACAAACGTGAAGTCTTTGCAGCTGTTTTTTAGCTCACAACATCACTTCATTCCAAAATTTATTTGCTGGGATAAGAATTAAATACTTCTCACATTTGATACGGAATATGTGCTTTCTACTGATCTCAGGAGAGGAGGGAGATATGGAGGATTACTggaggctgaagggaaggaaagcacaAAGGCAGGCAGATTTTAACAAGTATTATGCTCTACCTATGTCTAAAACACTAAAAATACTGTGCAAACAGGGTACAGCACCTTGTTATAAAGCCGTTCGATATCTTCAGGGTTCCTCACAATAACGTTGTTGTTAATGATTTCAGCCTGGCATATTCTGAAATCCTTCCCACCTACATCCACAGGAAAGGGAGAGTCATATGACTCAaaaactcttcttttccttcttggggGATGAAAAACTGCTTCTGCCATTTCCTAATGTTAACGTTTCATCCTAAAAGgtggaaacaaaacatttaatgTTCAGGAGTTAAAGTTCATCCATTTTCTATGTTTCTGCAATATTCCCTTCCCAATTGCAAATTAGCAAAAATCCTACAGCATAATCCAAGTTTAATTCTGTAACTATTGTGCCAGACAAACATGGGCAGCGATTTGCTAGTGTTATCTGTTAATCTTTTCCTCTTGGGCATTGCAGTATCCCCTGAAGACCAGGTAGGGATAATTCTCAGCCAAGAATTTATAAAGTAAGCTTAAGATGAAAGGCGAGTACATAAACTGCTGAAAACATTTCAAGAATAAAACAGACGAATGAGTAGAATGGCAGAAACCACAGCACACAAGTGCCTAAATATAAACTGTTTTGAATAATTACGGGAATAAATCTGGAAGAGCGAGCAGTGGCTTGGCAGGTTTGCCTTCTTTAAACAGGGAACCCCTTTCACGAGGGAGAGCGGGCAGAGCCCGACCCTCTCTGCAAACGCAGGGGACAGGTAACCTTCACCGTCAGACACCGCCACCCAGGGGGTCGCGCCCGCACGCCGCGGCTGTGAGCGCCCTCGCTACGGCCCCGCCGCGGACCGGCGACCGGCAGAGAGGGGACAAGCCCTGCTGATGCTCAGGCGCAGAAACGGCCTTCACAGAGGGCCGGGCCTGTCCCCGGCAGCATAATGGAAACCCACAGCTCCGCCCGCCCGCCGAGAACCCGGCGCGGCCCTGCGGCCGCGGAAGGAggcccgccgccggggccggggccagcccAGGGCCGGCAGCGCGGCGCCGCACGCCCGGGCGGCCACCCACGCGGCACCCGACCCGCCCCGACGCCGGCAGCCCCGCCTGGCGCGAGGTGCTGGGGaaccgggcggggagcggggcgcccCGGCCCGGCACCGCGGCTaccgggcggccgcgggccggGCACGGCCGCTCGCCCGTCGCCATAGCAACCGCACGCCCCACGCACCCGTCACCGCCGCACGAGGAGGCCGCGCGCCGGCGGGCGCCGGCAGGCAGCGCCGCGAGACcccgccccgcgggcgggcggccgcgcgTGCGCACGGAACCGGCGCGCGGGCGCGTCTCGCGGGTGCGTCTCGCGGGTGGCCCCGCCCCgctggcggcagctgcgggaggGCGGTGCGCGGCGGGAGCCGCCTgcggaggcgggcggcggcggcggcgggcggcccgcggTGTTTCCTCATCGCTGTGAGGGTCTtgtcccgccggcggcggcggctggctCTGGCGTAGCTCGCTTCCGGGTGCGGCAGGACGCGGCGTCCTAGCCCCGAGGTGTGAGCAGAGGCGGTGTGTGGGGAGGTGGGCCGTCCCTGGGCTCCGGGACGAGCCTCAAGTGAGAGACGCGGAGATCGCTTCCgtgcgaggaagggaaagagtgGGTTCCCTGGGGACCTCTGCGCCGCAGCTCTGCCTTTCTAGTTGCTGCCGTCCTTGATACTGCAGTAATGTCCCCGGACTGCAAACCGACTGGTGCTGGCGATTTAATATTAAGTGAGAGAAAAATGACATGTTGTGTGGAACACCCGTCCTGAAATGAATGATGAGCTTCATAATAAGGGGCATTTGAGATACATGGGTGGATGAAATTTTATAGCTGTGGGAGGTGAGGCAGAGAGAGAATTTTCAGCTTGAAGCAATTGTTTTTGGCTCTGTAACAAACCTCGACGTGGCCGTGGCTGACAACTGCCTGGGATAATGCAATGCTACTTACACAACTTGTTAACAGAGGTAATTGTGATGGTGCAGCTTATTACCAGAGCTGAATTCGGGAGGATGTGGcggtgcaattaaaaaaaaaaaaaagtacctgaatAAAATGCAAAGCGTTTTCACTAGTTAGTGTGgagcaaacacacaaacacacaaactttttctgttttgatacaCAGTGAACTTGTTACCAGTTTGGGTAACTCATCAAATTCATAATCATACATGCAACTATGATGCAACTACTCTTTCTCATTTTGAGGTTATATTATGAGGTACCACTATCAAAGAAAGAGGATcaagacattttgaaatattgAATTTTCTCTGTTGAAAATCAGAGAGATCAGTGAGTTCACTGACGAAAAGTTGTAAAAATACATCGTTCTTATGaggatttttctctcttattcccattttacagacagacTTGTGAGGCATGGGGGGCTGCAGTAATGGTTATAAGGCCACACAGGCAATGTAGCCCAAAACATGAGAATACTAAGCTAGTGTTCTTACAGTTATTTCCTGCAGAGGTCCCCTTTATGTACCAGCTCATGAGTGTTAATTTATTTTGAACATTGATTCACATAAAGTGTTGAAGCTAAACCACAAAGGACCCTGTTGTATTTCTGTCACCAAAGTACACAGCGATGCTCTGATGACTTCAGGTTCGTTCTTAGAGCTCCACCATTAAAATACTGGTGAGTTAAAGTATTCTGGGTAACAACATGAAAGTAAGCCAGTATCAAAGATGTCACTCTGTTTCAAAATTCCTTCTAAATTTGTCAAATCAAGTCTCACTTAAATGGAAGTGGAGTTTATCTATGCTAGATATATCTCTATTTTCTCATTGTGCAGACACATTACTATGAGACGTACAGTACAGTGAGAAGTAGACAAAACATAAAAAAGCTATAGGTCAGTTGCTTTCCTTCACATCTCATTATCTTCATACAGCCTTGAGAGGCAAACCGCAGCATACGCCGTTCAGTCAATTAACTGAATCACACTCATATTTCTTCAACCAAATATCCGCTCCCATTTCTGATTATAAGCCCAGATTGCACTTCAACCCGAAATTTTGCTATCTGGAGGACAAGCTCGCTTTAAGATGtcatgccaatttttttttagaatatcaATAATTGTACAGACACTTTCACAAATACCTGGATCTCCCTTTTTATGATGACACAGCAAATGACAAGGCGGCAGCTAAATGACTAGGCCGTAGCTCTGAAAAGCAAACCCTCAAGATTATAGTGAATCACAAACTGGGAATGAGGCAGAAATGTCATACTGCTGTCGAGTCACGAAGAGAGTGACAAGAGTGacctgtgaggaaagactgaaatggCTCAGTCTAGAAAAGGTAAAATGAGCAAAATAGACCATTGCGAAGAGGGAGACATACGTTGCTCTGCATGACCACTGGAAAATGATAGGCGGAGCAAGGAGATTATATTGCAAATTAATACTGTACCTGTGAGGTGGGGACAACACTGTCATTACCTAGGAGGACTTTATTATGTCCATCACTGGAAATTTTAAGAGCAGGTTAGACAAACGTCTTTCGGGAACAGTTCAAGTAAAGTTAATCCTGCCTTGAGACAAGAGACTGCACTAAAAGCACTGAAGATCCCTTTCATGGCAGTTTTCAGGATTTATCCTTCCAGGAGCTTTTCGGATCTCTGCAGTGCGGCAGAAAATGCAATACTCTATACTGCCCTACAGAGGTGAAAGCCTGCAGCTTTTGTTAAATCGTCTTTCagatttccatttcagttttacaGTCTTTCGGTTCAGGAATGTCATTATGAGAACAGACTATTTCATGTTGTCTCTGGCTGATTCAGTGCTTCTAATGCAGAGTACTCGATTGCTTACTATTTCTTGATACTCAGCTGAATTATTCTGTGGCTCTGTATTAAATTAAGGTCCAAACCAATGTCAGCTTTCTGAAAAGACTAATATGACCCTCTTTTCCAAATCATGATAAGAACAACTTGGTTGTAACCCTTCAGTTCTAGAAATGCATTGCCTTAAACTTTGACACGGTTGCCTTTGCTGCATAATCTTCAGTTGTCCGTTGCCTGACTCTCAATGTCCTGACGTTTACATTGCCATACCCAGAATTTCCTACAGCATTGTCCCATTTGGGGACACTAGTGCATGCATAGTAGTCCCTCTGAACTAGCAATATGTCTTTCCAGGCAAAGCCGCTAGCTTCTGCTCTGTGTTGTTACAGGATTTCTCCGTCCGTGGTAGAGGAGTAGAACTGAAATGTAGTTACGATGGGAAGACACACTCTCACCATCAGGCTTA
The genomic region above belongs to Aptenodytes patagonicus chromosome 8, bAptPat1.pri.cur, whole genome shotgun sequence and contains:
- the TSEN2 gene encoding tRNA-splicing endonuclease subunit Sen2, which produces MAEAVFHPPRRKRRVFESYDSPFPVDVGGKDFRICQAEIINNNVIVRNPEDIERLYNKGYFGKGILSRSRPAYSISDPLLVTKWQGANINMPIIASKKYQCHVQWAKSILQQQGFDDCSVTKILENYTKPLELPFLEEDGAEQTGNSCNRMGPNTENTELSGQSSTDTGNVVALSPENQNEGYKKACLEGDPTFDPVAICGSKEQEQSDLEEIAEASCQKHGFHMRCGCKAKKSTEQRSCEMIKSKECAPEYVLVQEEEEGSLCPGDDSAHAQENLVKKEKLVCRRNPFRIFEYLQLSLEEAFFLVYALGCLSIYYGEEPLTILKLWEVFSEVKPNFKTTYMAYHYFRSKGWVPKVGLKYGTDLLLYRKGPPFYHASYSVIAELVDDNFEGSLRRPLSWKSLSGLNRTTVNASKELMLCYLIRPSDMTEKEMSTPECMRRIKVQELIVTRWVSSRERSEQDEL